In a genomic window of Thermosynechococcus sp. CL-1:
- a CDS encoding bifunctional nuclease family protein, producing the protein MIEMTVAGIALDATNRRTPIVLLKDGAGRRALPIWIGDNEARAILMALENQRAPRPMTHDLMVNILNEWNMTLERVVIHSLEDNTYYAVLTLRQGDIRKEIDARPSDAIALALRCDCPIWVMEAVVADASIPVDRDADEEERQAFRRFLDSIRPEDFIQQGRGMEEDSSAG; encoded by the coding sequence ATGATTGAAATGACCGTTGCTGGGATTGCCCTCGATGCCACTAACCGTCGCACTCCAATTGTCTTACTCAAAGACGGTGCTGGACGGCGAGCACTGCCCATCTGGATTGGTGATAATGAGGCGCGGGCAATTTTAATGGCCTTGGAAAATCAACGAGCACCGCGACCGATGACCCATGATCTGATGGTCAACATTCTCAACGAATGGAATATGACCCTAGAACGGGTGGTCATCCATTCCTTGGAAGACAACACCTACTATGCAGTGCTCACCCTGCGCCAAGGAGACATTCGTAAAGAGATTGATGCTCGTCCGAGCGATGCCATTGCCCTTGCCCTGCGCTGTGATTGCCCGATTTGGGTGATGGAAGCGGTTGTTGCCGATGCCTCGATTCCCGTCGATCGCGATGCTGACGAGGAAGAACGCCAAGCCTTTCGCCGCTTTTTAGATTCGATTCGCCCTGAAGATTTTATTCAGCAGGGCCGGGGAATGGAAGAGGATTCCTCCGCAGGCTAG